In Harmonia axyridis chromosome X, icHarAxyr1.1, whole genome shotgun sequence, a single window of DNA contains:
- the LOC123686360 gene encoding cysteine-rich hydrophobic domain-containing protein 2: MEGFDAIYYEEEEDIVDEIEPANISLVPDPVIIRGAGNMTVFGLSNRFSTDFPSGLVSRVAPEEFKETVMRINTILKKTLPVNVKWLFCGCICCCCTLGCSLWPVICLSKRTQHSLNKLLEWENSYLYNKLGLHWRLSKQQCDSSSMMEYVILIEFLPKIPIYRPD; the protein is encoded by the exons ATGGAAGGGTTTGATGCTATTTATTATGAAGAGGAGGAGGATATTGTAGATGAAATTGAACCAGCTAATATTTCACTGGTCCCAGATCCTGTTATAATACGAGGTGCTGGTAATATGACTGT GTTTGGCTTGAGCAATCGTTTCAGCACTGATTTTCCGTCTGGCCTGGTTTCTAGAGTAGCTCCTGAAGAATTTAAGGAAACTGTTATGCGAATAaatacaatattgaaaaaaacattacctgtaaatgtgaaatggctttttTGCGGTTGTATATGTTGTTGTTGCACACTTGGATGTTCCTTATGGCCTGTTATCTGTCTTAGTAAAAGG ACGCAGCATTCCttgaataaattattggaaTGGGAAAATAGTTATCTATATAATAAATTAGGATTACATTGGCGCTTATCCAAACAACAGTGCGATTCATCTTCAATGATGGAATATGTAATACTCATAGAATTTCTACCGAAAATTCCCATATACAGACCTGATTAG
- the LOC123686359 gene encoding probable inactive serine/threonine-protein kinase slob2 yields MPLKIASSQSKKKPPPRPPPPNLNKLKSKSTHTIHKNCDNLNLIDWSPPNSPKSDSLPKFGGSVSSSFSSSTSSLASIKKASDYDVLLATNFSSTVWGINSVQNSNNLSSSTLRNNNYVSNNVRSIDNNITSVPSSSLFGPTIIRPRLKIKQKPELPSVSDNASFLHLPTGQPPSPPSLPMPTGPPPSPPKDAADIITPYGVALFQFPATEPGDLGLEVDDVVILIRRVNKEWLHGQVNDQEGIFPENFIQIINPLPEDLR; encoded by the exons ATGCCTCTAAAAATAGCATCTTCTCAAAGTAAAAAGAAACCTCCTCCAAGACCTCCGCCCCCAAATCTAAATAAGCTGAAGAGTAAATCCACCCACACCATACACAAAAATTGTGATAATTTAAACCTTATTGATTGGAGTCCACCAAACTCCCCCAAAAGTGATAGTTTACCTAAATTCGGAGGGAGCGTATCAAGTTCTTTCAGCAGTAGCACAAGTAGCCTAGCTTCCATCAAAAAAGCCAGTGATTATGATGTGCTTCTGGCTACCAATTTTTCATCAACTGTCTGGGGTATTAATTCAGTACAAAATTCGAATAACTTATCTTCTTCCACTTTAAGGAATAATAATTATGTCTCGAATAATGTGAGAAGTATTGATAACAACATAACTAGTGTGCCTTCTTCCTCATTGTTTGGACCAACAATAATCAGACCAAGGctgaaaatcaaacaaaaaccaGAGCTTCCAAGTGTTTCAGATAATGCATCCTTTTTGCATTTGCCTACAGGTCAACCTCCAAGTCCACCCTCATTGCCTATGCCTACAGGTCCACCTCCAAGTCCACCTAAAGATGCTGCCGATATTATAACTCCCTATGGTGTCGCATTATTTCAATTTCCGGCTACTGAACCAGGAGATTTAGGACTAGAG GTTGATGATGTTGTTATTTTAATTCGAAGGGTGAATAAAGAATGGCTTCATGGTCAGGTGAATGATCAAGAGGGAATCTTTCCTGAGAACTTTATACAAATCATCAATCCTTTACCAGAAGATTTGAGATGA
- the LOC123686358 gene encoding E3 ubiquitin-protein ligase MSL2, translated as MAKMNSLSLYVTTNQIILKADPNNSTTWQDLYRLLPYLRNSLSCVVCSNLLVDPQSPTGGRCNHHICKKCKGGRKKIKPACTGCRYCLEYYENKSLKILLQCYQQMCQHLTQSPIYAGLLEQASIISPVQSVERGAGNLLALIREGSEFHDDYQSEGGIPKSTYNILPCVYTNSSTQTLQVTPVENNSVPLAQNVLNIVNSSNTSNIPSRPNIGSNLYSVMYPGAINKITIKRKPNELNDMKQKIIPLMKKDPVEKVSVFKKPVNKCVVQSKKGCRCGNATATPGKLTCCGQRCPCYVESKACIECRCRGCRNPHRPDGLKVRPMIPDIHSYQVNTTTQLSEPQIIHNQPIKLGSVDVDPHFTFDPIGLKTYKVVAGGFNSLSIPTTLLMNTPILEEDINLEG; from the exons ATGGCTAAAATGAATTCATTAAGCCTATATGTTACAACCAACCAAATTATTCTCAAAGCTGATCCTAATAATTCAACTACATGGCAGGATTTATATAGATTATTGCCTTACTTGAGAAATTCTTTAAGTTGTGTAGTGTGTAGTAATTTATTAGTGGACCCACAATCTCCTACAGGAGGCCGATGTAATCATCATATATGTAAAAAATGTAAAggtggaagaaaaaaaataaaaccagCATGCACAGGATGTAGATATTGTTTGGAATATTACGAGAACAAGAGTTTGAAAATTCTGTTACAGTGTTATCAACAGATGTGTCAACACCTCACTCAAAGCCCTATTTATGCAG GCTTGTTAGAACAAGCATCCATAATATCCCCGGTTCAAAGCGTTGAAAGAGGTGCTGGAAATCTGTTAGCACTTATAAGGGAAGGTTCAGAATTTCATGATGATTATCAAAGTGAAGGCGGTATTCCAAAATCAACCTATAACATCTTACCTTGTGTTTATACGAATTCTTCCACACAAACATTACAAGTGACACCTgtagaaaataattctgttcCTCTAGCACAAAATGTTTTAAATATTGTGAACTCTTCTAATACCTCAAATATACCTAGTCGGCCAAATATTGGCTCGAATCTCTATTCAGTGATGTATCCTGgagcaataaataaaataacaattaaaaGAAAGCCAAATGAACTTAATgatatgaaacagaaaattataCCTCTCATGAAGAAAGATCCTGTTGAGAAG GTTTCAGTATTTAAGAAACCAGTTAACAAGTGTGTAGTACAGTCTAAGAAAGGGTGTAGATGTGGAAACGCGACTGCTACTCCAGGTAAACTAACTTGTTGCGGCCAAAGATGTCCATGTTATGTAGAGAGTAAAGCTTGTATTGAATGTAGATGTAGAGGTTGCAGAAATCCACATAGGCCAGATGGTCTCAAG GTACGACCGATGATCCCAGACATTCATTCCTATCAAGTGAATACTACTACACAATTATCAGAACCTCAAATAATACATAATCAACCAATAAAACTTGGAAGTGTTGATGTGGATCCTCATTTCACCTTTGATCCAATTGGATTGAAAACTTACAAAG TTGTTGCCGGTGGCTTCAATAGTTTATCAATTCCAACAACTTTGCTTATGAATACACCAATCTTAGAAGAGGATATTAACTTAGAAGGATGA
- the LOC123685799 gene encoding tripeptidyl-peptidase 2 translates to MTTALEEYPVISLLPKKETGVISFLTKYPEYDGRGTTIVILDSGVDPGAPGLQTTTEGHRKIIHRFDCSGCGDVSTSTVVKSVNGVITGLTGRKLKIPENWHNPTNSYRIGIKHAYSLYPRSLQKEMRAKYLEKNWQNVNWEILAQTRRELSAYDDIKESSISEEILMKKQNLEATLEILNNFEKKMVDPGPVYDCILFHDSKRWRCCVDTTENGDLENCPLLGEYSLTGDYASLTTICNLNFSFNVHNNGDILELVGLCSSHGTHVASIAAGHFPDKPEENGIAPGAKIISLTIGDGRLGSMESGTALVRAMIKIMELSKTENIDVINMSYGEQSHWSNSGRIGELIIDIVNKYGITWVVSAGNHGPALNTIGTPPDINKEVLIGVGAYVSPEMMVAALAMRQKLPGGLYTFSSRGPTMDGGMGVTICAPGAAITSVPNFTQAYAHLYNGTSMASPHAAGCISLLISGLKKKDVTYSPYSIKRAIEASATYLKDTEVFAQGCGLVNVEKTFDHLTTHYKAKDINVRLDVTCGENKEKGIFVRNKLNVPNFVENVSIEPYFLNSDNVPAEVKQNFNLRLAITHDASYVKAPTYLDLSNCSREFEVKVDTSGLEPGVHNTFITGYDRYNIDKGPMFRLPITVIIPRFVQKPKYSLEFKDVIFEPNTIERIFVHVPKRATWFQLNISNKGEERGSFNIHVLQIIPKKWCKAIDFNKRITINSTQDLAMAFKVLGGYTVEICITKRWSSVGSMKLDYKINFRGILPSLISPTMHAAEGILSMELKTLHNEEIIVPSIVLSHSIMVVRPNDAKISALTSRDVIPPTRQIYDLLLTYTFSLTKTTDVIPNLAPLSDTLYESMFESQLWMLYDSNKQLKGCGDAYPDKYSLKLDKGDYTIRVQVRHEKTEYLEKLRDVPILLQLKLANTIHVDVYSSYNNALIVGKKATSFSSLRSQPVTIYVAPIPSEKLPKNGGTYLTGKISYVKDEIAKEIDTYPFKYIMAEGNNKKNNNGSSEKSKIEDINEHMRDMKIQMLSKLDLTAAEKLYEDLCNDTIANSNLNLYANYLSKVDTWDPKNSLPSFKSKKEDVDMEKICGINSICDKILELIDADSLLINFAVKTDVKADPAKTKKLESQKSTLIDALCHKGIAKCRLLPAENEEDEPKIHTEISDIWNSLSRFVDLNESTIKSTNVLYFLVWYTYVRKYYGKTFKYLIRLQEELRQKIIEEKLIELSSLNEWPHVERHLRRTIHSKFRNTYELF, encoded by the exons ATGACTACTGCTTTAGAAGAATATCCGGTAATATCTTTGTTACCCAAAAAAGAAACCGGAGTAATTTCCTTTCTAACAAAGTATCCTGAATACGATGGAAGAGGCACTACTATAGTAATACTTGATTCTGGTGTAGATCCTGGTGCTCCGGGTTTACAG ACTACTACCGAAGGACATCGAAAAATTATTCATCGATTCGATTGCAGTGGTTGTGGAGATGTCTCTACATCTACTGTTGTTAAATCAGTCAATGGTGTCATTACTGGTCTTACTGGAAGGAAGTTGAAA ATACCTGAGAATTGGCACAATCCTACAAACTCTTATAGGATTGGAATAAAACATGCTTACTCCTTGTATCCTAGATCCTTACAAAAAGAGATGAGGGCAAagtatttagaaaaaaattggcAAAATGTTAATTGGGAAATTCTAGCACAAACAAGGAGAGAATTGTCTGCTTACGATGATATTAAAG AATCTTCAATATCAGAggaaattcttatgaaaaaacaaaatcttGAGGCTACTctagaaattttgaataattttgaaaaaaaaatggttgatcCAGGTCCAGTTTATGACTGTATACTTTTTCATGACTCTAAAAGGTGGAGGTGTTGTGTTGATACAACTGAAAATGGAGATCTTGAAAACTGTCCTTTATTAGGAGAGTATAGTCTAACTGGAGATTATGCATCACTTACAACGATATGCAATTTGAATTTCAGTTTTAATGTACATAATAATGGAGATATATTAGAACTAGTTGGTCTTTGCT CTTCCCACGGTACTCATGTAGCATCTATAGCTGCTGGTCATTTCCCAGACAAACCAGAGGAAAATGGAATTGCCCCAGGTGCAAAGATAATTTCTTTGACCATTGGAGATGGTAGATTGGGTTCTATGGAATCGGGAACAGCTCTTGTTAGAGCTATGATTAAAATTATGGAATtgtcaaaaactgaaaatattgatgtGATCAATATGAGTTATGGGGAACAATCGCATTGGTCGAACTCAGG GCGTATTGGAGAATTAATAATAGACATTGTCAATAAATATGGTATTACTTGGGTTGTATCAGCAGGTAACCATGGTCCAGCGTTGAACACCATTGGTACTCCCCCAGATATTAATAAAGAAGTTCTTATTGGAGTGGGAGCATATGTATCACCTGAAATGATGGTAGCCGCTCTCGCCATGCGCCAAAAATTACCAG GGGGACTCTATACATTTTCATCGAGAGGTCCCACAATGGATGGTGGAATGGGTGTGACTATTTGCGCACCAGGTGCTGCTATTACTTCCGTTCCTAATTTCACACAGGCATATGCACATTTATACAATGGAACTTCCATGGCCTCGCCTCATGCAGCTGGTTGTATCAGTTTACTGATCTCCGGGCTCAAAAAGAAAGATGTAACTTATTCACCTTACAGTATTAAAAGGGCCATTGAGGCATCTGCTACTTATTTGAAAGACACCGAGGTTTTCGCCCAAGGTTGTGGTCTAgtgaatgttgaaaaaacgttCGATCATCTGACGACGCATTACAAAGCCAAAGACATAAATGTTCGGTTGGATGTAACTTGCGGAGAGAACAAGGAAAAAGGAATATTCGTAAGGAATAAGTTGAATGTTccgaattttgttgaaaatgtaAGCATTGAACCATACTTTTTGAATAGTGATAATGTACCGGCTGAGGTgaagcaaaatttcaatttgagattAGCTATAACGCATGATGCAAGTTATGTTAAGGCACCAACATATTTAGATCTTTCGAATTGCTCTAGAGAATTTGAAGTGAAAGTTGACACTAGTGGACTTGAACCAGGTGTTCATAACACGTTTATAACTGGTTATGATCGATACAATATCGATAAAGGACCTATGTTCAGATTACCAATTACTGTTATAATTCCCCGTTTTGTACAAAAGCCTAAGTACTCTCTAGAATTCAAAGATGTCATTTTTGAACCAAACACAATTGAAAGGATTTTCGTACATGTACCGAAAAGAGCTACATGGTTTCAACTTAATATATCGAATAAGGGGGAAGAAAGAGGTAGTTTTAATATTCATGTTCTGCaaatcattccaaaaaaatgGTGCAAGGCTATCGACTTCAATAAGAGAATCACGATTAATTCAACACAAGACTTGGCGATGGCTTTCAAAGTGTTGGGCGGGTACACTGTGGAAATATGCATTACCAAACGTTGGTCCAGCGTAGGAAGTATGAAATTGGATTACAAAATCAATTTTCGGGGGATTTTACCTTCCTTGATTAGCCCAACGATGCATGCTGCTGAGGGGATTCTGAGCATGGAATTGAAGACTTTACACAATGAAGAGATAATTGTGCCTTCTATTGTTCTTAGCCATTCGATTATGGTTGTGAG gccTAATGATGCAAAAATATCTGCTTTGACAAGTCGTGATGTTATTCCCCCAACAAGACAAATTTACGATCTCTTGTTAACTTATACCTTTTCTCTTACCAAAACAACTGATGTGATACCGAATTTAGCTCCATTGAGTGACACACTTTATGAGAGTATGTTCGAATCTCAATTGTGGATGCTCTATGATTCGAATAAACAACTTAAAGGCTGTGGAGATGCTTATCCAGACAAG tattcCTTGAAACTGGATAAAGGTGATTACACAATACGTGTTCAAGTAAGGCatgaaaaaactgaatatttggAGAAGTTGCGAGATGTTCCCATCCTTCTACAACTGAAATTGGCTAATACTATTCATGTCGATGTGTACTCCAGTTACAACAATGCTCTTATTGTCGGTAAAAAAGCAACGAGTTTCTCCTCTTTGAGATCACAACCTGTTACCATTTATGTTGCCCCCATACCATCGGAAAA GTTACCCAAAAATGGTGGAACATATTTAACTGGAAAAATTAGCTATGTTAAGGATGAAATTGCTAAAGAAATAGATACATATCCTTTCAAATATATAATGGCAGAAggcaataacaaaaaaaataataatggttCTTCTGAAAAATCGAAGATTGAAGATATCAATGAACATATGCGGGATATGAAGATACAAATGCTTTCTAAGTTAg aTCTAACAGCTGCTGAGAAATTATACGAAGATTTGTGCAATGATACTATCGCAAATTCCAATTTGAATTTATATGCAAATTACTTATCAAAAGTTGATACTTGGGATCCCAAAAATTCACTTCCGTCCTTCAAATCAAAAAAAGAAGACGTTGACATGGAAAAAATTTGTGGAATTAACAGCATTTGTGATAAAATATTGGAGCTTATCGATGCTGATTCACTCTTAATTAATTTTGCAGTTAAAACAGATGTCAAAGCAGATCCAGCCAAAACTAAAAA GTTGGAATCTCAAAAGAGCACTTTGATTGACGCTTTATGCCATAAAGGAATTGCAAAATGTCGTTTACTGCCGGCAGAAAATGAAGAGGATGAGCCGAAGATACATACagaaatttctgatatttgGAACTCCTTGAGTAGATTTGTTGATCTCAACGAGTCAACAATAAAG tccaCCAATGTGCTTTACTTTTTGGTATGGTATACTTATGTCAGAAAATATTATGGCAAAACTTTCAAGTACCTGATTAGATTGCAAGAAGAACTTCGACAGAagataattgaagaaaaattgatCGAATTAAGTAGTTTGAATGAATGGCCTCACGTTGAAAGGCATTTAAGAAGAACAATCCattcaaaattcagaaatacTTATGAATTGTTTTAA